The DNA region AGGGGGGCCATTCCTGGTGACGGCACTTGCTGCCAGAGCTGGGGGTGGCCGCAGAGACCAGCGAGAAGCGACTGTTTACTAAAAACACAGGTCCGTGCGAAGCCGTAAGGCGATGTATACGGACTGACGCCTGCCCGGTGCTGGAACGTTAAGGGGACCGGTTAGCTTGGATTCGTCCAGGCGAAGCTGAGAACTTAAGCGCCAGTAAACGGCGGTGGTAACTATAACCATCCTAAGGTAGCGAAATTCCTTGTCGGGTAAGTTCCGACCTGCACGAATGGCGTAACGACTTCTCGACTGTCTCAACCATAGGCCCGGTGAAATTGCATTACGAGTAAAGATGCTCGTTTCGCGCAGCAGGACGGAAAGACCCCGGGACCTTTACTATAGCTTGATATTGGTGTTCGGTTCGGCTTGTGTAGGATAGGTGGGAGACTTTGAAGCAGCAACGCCAGTTGTTGTGGAGTCGTCGTTGAAATACCACTCTGGTCGTGCTGGATGTCTAACCTGGGTCCGTGATCCGGATCAGGGACAGTGTCTGGTGGGTAGTTTAACTGGGGCGGTTGCCTCCTAAAGAGTAACGGAGGCGCCCAAAGGTTCCCTCAGCCTGGTTGGCAATCAGGTGTTGAGTGTAAGTGCACAAGGGAGCTTGACTGTGAGACTGACGGGTCGAGCAGGGACGAAAGTCGGGACTAGTGATCCGGCGGTGGCTTGTGGAAGCGCCGTCGCTCAACGGATAAAAGGTACCCCGGGGATAACAGGCTGATCTTCCCCAAGAGTCCATATCGACGGGATGGTTTGGCACCTCGATGTCGGCTCGTCGCATCCTGGGGCTGGAGTAGGTCCCAAGGGTTGGGCTGTTCGCCCATTAAAGCGGTACGCGAGCTGGGTTTAGAACGTCGTGAGACAGTTCGGTCCCTATCCGCTGTGCGCGTAGGAGTGTTGAGAAGGGCTGTCCCTAGTACGAGAGGACCGGGACGGACGAACCTCTGGTGTGCCAGTTGTCCTGCCAAGGGCATGGCTGGTTGGCTACGTTCGGGAGGGATAACCGCTGAAAGCATCTAAGCGGGAAGCCTGCTTCGAGATGAGCACTCCCACCTCCTTGAGAGGGTAAGGCTCCCAGTAGACGACTGGGTTGATAGGCCGGATATGGAAGCCCTGTAAGGGGTGGAGTTGACCGGTACTAATAGGCCGAGGGCTTGTCCTCAGTTGCTCGCGTCCACTGTGTTGTTCTGAAACAACGACCCCCATGACATGGCCTGTCGTGGGTGCGGTTGACAGTTTCATAGTGTTTCGGTGGTCATAGCGTGAGGGAAACGCCCGGTTACATTCCGAACCCGGAAGCTAAGCCTCACAGCGCCGATGGTACTGCAGGGGGGACCCTGTGGGAGAGTAGGACGCCGCCGAACAATCATTCCAAAAAGACCCCCTCCCGTTCGGGAGGGGGTCTTTTTGCGTTAACGTCTCCCCACCACGTCCAAGCCCGGTGGAGAGGCGCGAACCGTTGCAGAACCTGACCCTTACCTGGCAGTCCGCCGGGGGCGCCGCGGTCGCACTCTACGGCGGCTCGTACGCGGCCGCCCGGGTCCGGCGAGGGGCGGTGGCGGCTGTCCTGCGGGAGGCCGGCACGCTGCTCGCCCTGTTCGCCCTCTGGCAGCTGGTCGGGAGCCTCTCCCTGATGAGCACCGAGCACGCGCTGGACCGGGCGAGCTGGATCCACCGGACGGAGGTGGCGCTCGGGCTGCCGGACGAGGTGGCCTGGCAGGAGGCGGTGACGCCGTACCCGGTGCTGGTGAGGCTGGCCAACTACTACTACGCGGCGATGCACTTCACGGTGATGATCGCGCTGCTGGTCTGGGTGTTCCTGCGGCACCGCCGGCGCTACGCGTGGGTGCGGACGACGGTGGTCATCACGACGGCGGTCTGCCTGGCCGTGCAGTTCATCCCGGTGGCACCGCCCCGGATGCTCCCGCAGGAGGGCTTCGTCGACGTGGCCGCGGAGTACGGGCAGTCGGTCTACGGGGGAACGGTCGGCGGGATGGTCAAGGCGGCCCAGCTGTCGGCGATGCCGTCGGTGCACGTGGCCTGGTGCGTGCTGGTGGCGGTGGCCGTCATCAAGGTGTCGACGAGTTCGCTGCGCTGGCTGGTGGTGCTGCACCCGGTCCTGACGGTGACGGTGGTGGTCGTCACGGCCAACCACTTCTGGGCGGACGGCCTGGTGGCGGTGGCGATCCTGCTGCTGGCGTACGCGGCCCAGGCGTACGCCGCCCGCCGGCGTGCCGGGCGGGCGGCTGAGGTCCGGTCGGCGGACGAGCCGGACCGGGTGGCCACCGGGGGCTGAGCGAGGCCCGCCCGGGCGGGCGGGGAGCCCCGGCGGGGCCGGACGTGCCGACGGACCGGGCCCCGTGGGGGGTGGGTCCGGTCCGCCGGTGGTCCTGCCGTTACTTGACGGGCAGGGCGTCCCGGCCCCACGCGCTGTTGGTCAGCGACGCGGTGGCCCAGTACCAGGCCGCCAGCCCGGAGGCCGCGGCGACCCAGCCGGCGGCCTTGGCGAGGCCCCCGGAGGTGTTGAAGGTGGCGAGTGCGGAGAGCAGCAGCGAGACCGTCAGCAGGCCGTAGACGACCCGGTTGAACAGGCCCGCGTTCCAGCTGGCCGCGGTGAGGGTGAGCGCGAGCAGGGCCCACAGGAGGAGGAACAGGCCGGCCGCGTTCTTGTGTGCTCCGGAGGCCGTGGACCAGGTGGCCCAGAAGGCTCCGAGGCTGGTGAAGGCGGTGCCGGTGAAGCCCTCGCCGCCGCGGAGCTGCCAGAGACCGGCGATGAACAGGGTGAGACCGCCGACGACGTGGGCGAGACGGGCTGAGTCCCCGACCCCTGTGCCACTGAAGATGCCGGTGGAGAGCAGGCCGTAGGCGAGGAGGGTCAGGCCGAGTGCGAGGTAACCGAGGTTACCCGCGTCGGCTCCGGTGGAGCGGGCGTTCAGTGCCCCGGTAGCTTCGTTGCTCACCGGAGGCTCCTTTCACTCTGGGCGCGCGCAGGGCGCAGTGAACTCGGGTGAGTTTCGATGAGGTGAATGCGCGCGACCGCGCCGAGGGCGCACGGCTGGAGCGTGCGACGGCTGCGATCAGAATGCTGGGCCAGCGGAGAACCGCTGGTCACGTCCCCGCCGGGGGATTCCCCGGTGAGATCGGTGTACCCAGGGTGAGCGGGCTTGTACCCTTGTGAATCGCACAATTTGTGACGTCGTCGGTCGGGGATCGTTCACGGCCGGACACCGCTCCGGCCCCGCTCCGGCAGCGGCGGGACACCGGTCGGCGCCACCGGGCTCCGGGACTCAGGCGGTCCGCTGGGTGGGGACCCGCAGGGTGAGGATCGCCATGTCGTCGGAGGGCGGCTCCGGGGCGAACCGCTCGACCGCCCGCTGGACCCGCAGCGCGACCGCGCCCGCGGTGAGCCCGGTGCAGCCGGTGAGGACCTCGGCGAGGCCGTCGTCGCCCAGCATCCGCAGGCCCTCGCGGCGTTCGGTGACACCGTCGGTGACGCAGAGCAGGACCTCACCGGGCGAGAGCACCAGGCGTTCGGCGGTGAGGTCGAGGTCCTCCATGACGCCGAGCAGCGGCTGCGGGGTCGCGGCGCGGTCCACCCGGCCGTCGGTGCGCAGGCGCAGCGGCAGCGGGTGGCCGGCGCAGACCAGGGAGAGCTCGGTGCTGCCGTCCGGAAGGGGCGTCAGCTCGCCGTAGAGCAGGGTGAGGAAGCGGCTGCGCGAACCCTCCTCCAGGATCGCCGTGTTGAGCCGGCTGAGGACCTGCGGGGCGTCCAGGCCCTCGCGGGCGAGCAGGCGCAGCGAGTGCCGGGCGAGGCCGGTGACGGAGGCGGCCTCGGGGCCGGTGCCGCAGACGTCGCCGATGGCGAAGCCGTAGGTGCCCTCGCGGATCGGGAAGAGGTCGTAGAAGTCGCCGCCGACCTCGTTGCCCTCGCCGGCCGCCTGGTAGTAGACGTCCACCTCGACGCCCGGGATCTCCGGCAGGTCCGGCGGCAGCAGACTGCGCTGCAGGGCCTGGCTGGTGGCGGTGCGCTCGGAGTAGAGGCGGGAGTTGTCGAGTGCGAGGGCGGCCCGGCGGGAGAGGTCCTCGGCGAGTTCGAGGACCTCCTGGCGGAAGCGGACGCCCGCCGAGGTGCCGAGGACGAACAGGCCGATCACGCGGTTGCGGGCGGTCAGCGGCAGGACGACGGTCTCGCCGAGGAGTCCGGACAGGTCGGGGCTGTCGGCGAGTCCGCTGCCGCGCGCGGTGTCGGCGGGCGCGGTCCAGAAGCGGGCGCCGTGGGTGGGGCCGGCGTCGGGTGCGGGGGTCTTGTCGAGCAGTGCGCGCAGCGGGTCGATGCGGTCCTCGTCCTCGTGCAGGACGAAGGCGAGCGAGGCCGGGGCGCCGTGGTCGCCGTTGGTGTAGACGGTGCACCAGGAGGCGAGGGTGGGGACGGCCATCTGTGCCATCAGGGCGAGGGTCTGCTCGTGTTCGAGGGTGCCGGCCAGCAGGTCGGAGGCCTCGACGAGGAAGGAGAGCGAGCCGCGGCGCAGCCGTTCGAGTTCGGTGAGCCGGGTGGACTCGACGGCGAGGGCGAGCCGGTCGGCGGCGAACTGCAGCCGGAGGGCGTCCTCGTTGTCGTACCGGCCGGGGGCGGCGGTGGCGATGCCGAGCGAGCCGATCAGCCGGCCCTCGACCTTGAGCGGGACGGTGAGCAGGGAGCGCATGCCGCTGCCGCCGAGGACGGGCAGGCCGGTGGGCCGGGTGGCGAGGTCCTCGTGGACGGAGGGGAGGCGGGGCGAGTCGTAGCGGTTGCCGGTGTCGACCGGGAAGCGGGTGTGCCGGCGGTGGCCGGAGGTGAGTCCGGTGGCGGCGCGGACCTCGAACTCGGTCTCGTCGTCGGTGGTGAGCAGCAGGTAGGCGGCGTCGGCGTCGAGCAGGTCGCGGGCGCGCTCGACGGTGTGCTGGAGCAGTGTGTCGAGGTCCTCGCCGGAGCCGAGGCCGGCCAGCAGGTCGAGCCGGGCGGAGGCCTCGGGCTTCTCGCCGGGCAGGGCGCGGGCGGGGGAGCGCAGGACGGCGCGGTCGTCGTCGAGGACGAGCAGGCAGAGGGTGGAGGGGGTGCCGTCGGTGTCGCGGAGGCGGACCTGGACGCCGTAGACGTCGACCGTGGAGCCGTCGGCACGGCGCAGCGCGTAGCCGCCCTCCCAGCGGGCCAGGCGGAGGGTGGCGGCGAGGCCGAGGCCGGGGGTCTGCGGCCAGACGGCGAGGTCGGCCCAGGGGTGGCCGAGGACGCTGTCGGCGGGGTGCTGGAAGAGCGCCTCGGCGTCGGGGTTCCAGGCGAGGACGCGGCCGTCGTCGTCGAGCTGGACCACGGCGACGTGCACCGGGCCGCTGCTCCTGGGCAGTTCGCTGCCGGGCGTGGCGGGGACGGCGTAGCGGGTGCCGGCGACGTGGGCGGGCAGGGCGAGGCGGAACCAGACGGTCTTGCGGCCGGCGCCGTACTCGACGCCCCAGCGTTCGGCGAGGGCCGCGCACATCAGCAGGCCGCGGCCGCCCTCGCCGTCGGGGTCGGCGTAGTGGTCGGAGGCGGTGGCGGGGACGTCGGCGAAGGTGGGCAGGCCGCGTTCGGGGTGGTGGTCGGTGACCTCGATCCGGACGGTGTCGGCCTCGCGGAGGCAGCAGACCTCGGCGGCGGTGCCGGCGTGGACGACGGCGTTGGTGACGAGTTCGCTGACCAGCACGACGGCGTCGTCGACGACCTCGGGCAGGCCCCAGCCCAGCAGGGCGTCCCGGACGAAGGAGCGGGCGGCGGAGGCCGACCGGCCCACCGGTTCGAAGGTGGCGGCTGCGCGCGCGGTGACCACGTTGCCACGTCTCCTCTGCTCTGTCCCTGACTGTCCGGGTGCGGCGCCGACTCCCCGGTGCGTGCCGGCGGGGTGGGCGGCGGCGCTTGGGGCGGGTCGGGGCCCGGTGCAGCGCTCCACCCTACTTTCCGCTTGGTTCCCCGTGGGGGCGGGGCGTCGAAACAGGCACCGGAGGGTGATTCTGCCCACCTGTTTCGGCCGGGGCGGTACCAACCGAGCGCAACCGGCCTTATACCCGGCGCGAGTGCTGCCAGACTGGGGGGTCCGCGATGTCCGGTCCGAGCAGTACGGTCGTTGCGGGTGCCGGTGCCCCGTGCGGGTCGCCGGGACGCAAGCCGGGACGGTGCCCGGTGCCGGGCCCGTCCGGGTCGCGGGTCGCGGGGTGCCGGACAGTACACGATCTGGGAGGGGCCCGTTGAGTTCGGCCACCAAGGACGCAACCGGTACGACGCCGCCCGCCCAGCGTGGCGGACGCTCCGGGGCCGCGCCGCGGAGCGCGGCCGGCCGGCGTGCCAACCACAGCCGCGGCGCGGAGCCGGCCGAGCTGCGCAAGCTGCTGTCGGCGCTGACGGCGATGCGCGACGGCAACTTCCGGCGCCGGCTGACGGTGCCGGGGGACGGGCCGCTGGCGGAGATCGCCGCGGTGTTCAACGAGGTCGCCGAGCGGAACCAGCACCTGACGGGTGAACTGGCGCGGGTGCGGCGCGCGGTGGGTCGCGAGGGCCGGCTGAACGAGCGGCTGGAGACCGGTGCTGGCGAGGGCGCCTGGATGGCGGCGGTCGACAACTGCAACGCGCTGATCGACGACCTGGCGCGGCCGATGGCCGAGGTGGGCCGGGTGCTGGCGTCGATCGCCGAGGGCGACCTGGACCAGAAGATGGAGCTGCGCTCGCTGCACAGCAACGGGGTGAGCCACCCGTTGCGCGGCGAGTACCTGAAGATCGGGCGGACCGTCAACGGGCTGGTGGACCAGCTGTCGGAGTTCACCGACGAGGTGACCCGGGTGGCCCGCGAGGTCGGCACCGAGGGCAAGCTGGGCGGCCAGGCCAAGGTGCGCAGCGTGTCCGGGAGCTGGAAGGACCTCGCGGACTCGGTCAACACGATGGCGGGCCGGCTGACCGCGCAGGTGCGGAACATCGCGCAGGTGACCACGGCGGTGGCCAAGGGCGACCTGTCCCGCAAGGTCACGGTCGAGGTGGCCGGCGAGATGCTGGAGCTGAAGAACACCGTCAACACGATGGTGGACCAGCTCAACGGCTTCGCGGCGCAGGTGACCCGGGTGGCCCGGGACGTGGGGACGGAGGGCAGGCTCGGCGGTCAGGCGCAGGTGCCGGGCGTCGCCGGGGTCTGGCGGGACCTCACCGACTCGGTGAACTTCATGGCCGACAACCTGACCGGCCAGGTCCGCAGCATCGCGCAGGTGACGACGGCGGTGGCGCGCGGCGACCTCTCGCAGAAGATCGAGGTGGACGCGCGCGGGGAGATGCTGGAGCTCAAGAACACCATCAACACGATGGTGGACCAGCTCTCGGGCTTCGCCGAGCAGGTGACCAGGGTGGCCCGCCAGGTGGGCACCGAGGGGCGGCTGGGCGGCCAGGCGCAGGTGCCCGGCGCGGCCGGGGTCTGGCGGGACCTGACCGACAACGTCAACTTCATGGCGAACAACCTCACCGATCAGGTGCGGAACATCGCGCAGGTGACGACGGCGGTCGCCCGCGGCGACCTCTCGCAGAAGATCCAGGTGGACGCCCGCGGCGAGATCCTGGAGCTGAAGAACACCATCAACACGATGGTGGACCAGCTGAGCGCCTTCGCCGACGAGGTGACCCGGGTGGCCCGGGACGTCGGCACCGAGGGCATCCTCGGCGGTCAGGCGAGCGTGCCGGGGGTGTCCGGCACCTGGAAGGACCTGACCAACAGCGTCAACCTGATGGCCAACAACCTGACCAGCCAGGTCCGCAACATCGCCGAGGTGACCACGGCGGTGGCGCGCGGGGACGTCTCGAAGAAGATCACCGTCGACGCGCGGGGGGAGATCCTGGAGCTGGTCACCACCGTGAACACCATGGTGGACCAGCTGTCGGCGTTCGCCGACGAGGTCACCCGGGTGGCGCGCGAGGTGGGGACCGAGGGGATCCTGGGCGGTCAGGCCCGGGTGCGCGGGGTGTCGGGCATCTGGAAGGACCTGACCGACAACGTCAACTTCATGGCGTCGAACCTGACGGGCCAGGTGCGGAAGATCGCCGAGGTGGCGACCGCGGTGGCCAGCGGCGACCTCTCGAAGAAGATCAGCATCGAGGCGCAGGGCGAGGTCGCGGCGCTGGCCGGGACGCTCAACATCATGGTGGACCAGCTGTCGGCGTTCGCGGTCGAGGTGACCAGGGTGGCCCGCGAGGTGGGCACCGACGGCACGCTGGGCGGCCAGGCGGGCGTGCCGGGCGTGGCCGGGATCTGGAAGGACCTGACCGACAACGTCAACCTGATGGCCAACAACCTGACCGGCCAGGTGCGGAACATCGCGCTGGTCATCACGGCGGTGGCCCGGGGTGACCTGTCGCAGAAGATCGACGTCGACGCGCGGGGCGAGTTCCTGGAGCTGAAGACCAGCATCAACACCATGGTCGACCAGCTCTCCGGCTTCGCCGACGAGGTCACCCGGGTCGCCCGCGAGGTGGGCACCGACGGGCGGTTGGGCGGCCAGGCACGGGTGCCCGGCGTGGACGGCACCTGGCAGGACCTGACCGAGTCGGTCAACGAGCTGGCCAACAACCTGACCCGGCAGGTGCGTGCGATCGCGCAGGTCGCGACCGCCGTGACCAGGGGCGACCTGTCGCTGCGGATCGACGTGGACGCCGCCGGTGAGCTCGACGAGCTCAAGGACAACATCAACCAGATGATCGCCAACCTGCGCGAGACCACCCGCACCAACCAGGAGCAGGACTGGCTGAAGACCAACCTGGCCCGGATCTCCGGCCTGCTGCAGGGCCGCCGGGACCTGGAGGCGGTCGCCTCGCTGATCATGACCGAGCTCACCCCGGTGGTCTCGGCGCAGCACGGCGCCTTCTTCCTCGCCCAGCCGGCCGGCCGCACCGCCGAGCTGATCACCGAGGACGACGACGAGAACGACACGGTGCTGCGCCTGATCGGCAGCTACGGCTACCAGCGGCGGGCCATGCCGACCACCTTCCGCCCCGGCGAGTCGCTGATCGGCCAGGCGGCGGTGGAGAAGCGGGCGATCATCCTCAAGGAGGCCCCGCCCGGGTACCTGAAGATCGCCTCGGGGCTGGGCGAGGCCTCGCCGGCCCACATCGTGGTGCTGCCGGTGCTGTTCGAGGGCCGGCTGCTCGGGGTGATCGAGCTGGCCACCTTCAGCTCGTTCACGACCGTCGCGCTGGACTTCCTCAACCAGATCGCCGACCTGATCGGCGTGACCGTCAACACCATCAGCGTCAACACCAAGACCGAGGGACTGCTGCTGGAGTCGCAGCGGCTGACCGCCGAACTCTCGATGCGGTCGGCCGAGTTGGAGGCCCGCCAGGAGGAGCTGGAGCGCACCAACGAGGAGTTGCAGGAGAAGGCCGAGCAACTCGCCCAGCAGAACCGTGACATCGAGATCAAGAACAGCGAGATCGAGGAGGCCCGGCAGGTGCTGGAGGAGCGCGCCGAACAGCTCGCGCTGGCCTCCCGGTACAAGAGCGAGTTCCTCGCCAACATGTCGCACGAGCTGCGCACGCCGCTCAACTCGCTGCTGATCCTGGCCAAGCTGCTCTCCGACAACAACGAGGGCAACCTCTCGCCGAAGCAGGTCGAGTTCGCCGACACGATCCACGGTGCGGGCTCGGACCTGCTCCAGCTGATCAACGACATCCTCGACCTCTCCAAGGTCGAGGCCGGGAAGATGGACGTCCGCCCGGCCCGGATCGCCCTGGTCCAGCTGGTCGACTACGTCGAGGCCACCTTCCAGCCGGTCGCGCTGGACAAGAACCTGGAGTTCGGGGTCCGGGTCTCGCCGGCGCTGCCGGTCACCCTGCACACCGACGAGCAGCGGCTCCAGCAGGTGCTGCGGAACCTGATCTCCAACGCGGTGAAGTTCACCGACGCGGGCGCCGTCGACTTCTCGATCACCCCGGCCGGCCCGGACGTCCCGCAGCACGTGCGGGAGCGGCTGCTGGAGGCGGGTGCGATCCAGGCGCCGGACGACCCGCTGATCGCCTTCGCGGTCTCCGACACCGGCATCGGCATCCCCGGCAACAAGCTGCGGGAGATCTTCGAGGCGTTCAAGCAGGCGGACGGCACCACCAGCCGCAAGTACGGCGGGACCGGCCTCGGGCTGTCGATCAGCCGGGAGATCGCCCGGCTGCTCGGCGGCGAGATCCACGCCGAGAGCGAGCTGGGCAAGGGTTCCACCTTCACGCTGTACCTGCCGCTGCGCAGCGAGGCCCCGGAGGCCGCTGCCGGGGCCGGCCAGGCGCCGCGGGCCGCGGTCGGGGTGACCCCGGCGGGGACGCCGGTGCCGGTCGGCGAGAACCCGGCCGACCACTGGGCCCAGGAGGTCCGCGAGCTGGCCGAGGTCCGCCGCCGGGGCGCCGTCGAGCGGCGCCGCGCCGCGGCCCTGGAGGCGCTGCCCGCCGAGGGCGGGGCCCCCGACGGCCGCTCCGCGGAGTCGGCGCCGGCCGCCCGCCGCTCGGGCCGGGCGGACACCCGGTTCGACGGCGAGCAGGTGCTGATCGTGGACGACGACGTCCGCAACGTGTTCGCGCTCACCAGCGTGCTGGAGCAGCACGGCCTGACGGTGCTGTACGCGGAGAACGGCCGCGAGGGCATCGAGATGCTGGAGCAGCACGAGAACGTCGCGCTGGTCCTGATGGACATCATGATGCCGGAGATGGACGGCTACGCGACCACCGAGGCGATCCGCCGGATGCCCCAGTTCGCCGGTCTGCCGATCATCGCACTGACCGCCAAGGCGATGAAGGGCGACAAGGAGAAGTCGCTGGAGGCCGGTGCCACCGACCACATCACCAAGCCGGTGGAGACCGACCACCTGCTCTCGGTGATGCACGAGTGGCTGGCCGCCCGGAAGCGGTAGGTACCGTGTCGGGGGCGTGAACTCCGGGGTTCGCTCCGGGGTTCACGCCGGTGCGGCGGGCGGTTTGCTGGCGGGGAGGGGCGGGAACCGGGTAGGGTCACCGATCGTTGCGAACAGTGACCGGATGGCGACTCGCTGGTGAGCGTGCGCCGGTGCACTGTGTGCGTGCCGCTCCGGACCCAGAGGTGACGGAGCGATGTGCCGGGCGAGGGGGTGCGGCTAGCATGACCGGGGTAGTGGTGGGCAGTACGCGGGTGCCTTCCCCAGGTAGGCAGGCGACAGGAGGGCGCGTCGTGATGCAGAAGGCGAAGATCCTCCTGGTCGACGACCGACCGGAGAACCTGCTGGCGCTGGAGGCGATCCTCTCGGCGCTGGACCAGACCCTGGTCCGGGCGGCCTCGGGTGAGGAGGCGCTCAAGGCGCTGCTCACCGACGATTTCGCGGTGATCCTGCTGGACGTGCAGATGCCCGGGATGGACGGCTTCGAGACGGCCGCCCACATCAAGCGGCGCGAGCGCACCCGGGACATCCCGATCATCTTCCTGACCGCGATCAACCACGGGCCGCACCACACCTTCCGCGGCTACGCGGCCGGTGCGGTCGACTACATCTCCAAGCCGTTCGACCCGTGGGTGCTGCGCGCCAAGGTCTCGGTCTTCGTGGACCTGTACATGAAGAACTGCCAGCTGAAGGAGCAGGCCGCGCTGCTCCGGCTGCAGCTGGAGGAGAGCGGGGCGGAGCCGGCCATCGGCGGTGCGCTGCTGGGCGAGCTGTCGGCGCGGCTGGCGTCTGTCGAGGAGCAGGCCGAGGCGCTGACCAAGCAGCTGGACGGCACCGAGGACAGCGGGGTCGCGGCCACCGCGGCGCACCTGGAGCGCAAGCTCGCGGGACTGCGGCGCGCGCTGGACGCACTGCGCCCCGGCGCCGGCTAGGGCCCGCCCCGGGACGCCTGGGAGGGGGCGGAAAGCGGGGCGGAGAGCGCCGGTCCGTTCCTTCGTCCGGGTGAACCGCGACCGGTGTGACGGTGTGTCTGCGACACGTCCCGGCACCCCGGTCCGACGACGTGGGCACAGGTCCCGCACCCCGGTAGGCTGCTGACCCATGGCCACACGCACGCCCGGAAGCGCGGCACGCAACCCGAGTCCGGGACCGTCCAAGAAGGCCGCGGCGAAGGCTCCGGCCAAGCCGCCAGCGAAGAAGGCGGCGGCCAAGAAGGCCGCCCCCGCGAAGAAGACGGCGGCCAAGCCCGCCGCCCCGGCGCCCCCCGCACCCCGGCCGATACTCTTCCGCGCCGTGCGCGCCGTCTGGCTCGGCACGGCGCACGGCATCGGCGCGGTCTTCCGCGGGTTCGGCGACGGCGCCAAGAACCTGGACCCGGCGCACCGCAAGGACGGCGTCGGCCTGCTGCTGCTCGCACTCGCCCTGGTCACCGCGGCCGGCACCTGGTTCAGCCCGCAGGGCTGGCTGGGCGAGGCGGCCACCAACGTGGTCTCCGGTCTGTTCGGCCGGCTCGATGCGCTGGTGCCGTTCCTGCTGGCCGCGGTCGGGGTCCGGCTGATGCGCCACCCGGAGCTGCCGGAGGCCAACGGGCGGATCATGATCGGCATGAGCACGCTGCTGGTCGGGGTGCTCGGCCTGGTCCACATCGGCTGCGGCGCGCCCATGATGGGCAGCGGGGCGACCCGGATAAGGACGGCCGGCGGGATCATCGGCTGGGCCGCCTCCACCCCGATGATGGCCGCCGCCGGGCCCGCGCTCGCGGTGCCGCTGCTCCTGCTGATCGCCTTCTTCGGCCTGCTGGTCACCACCGCCACCCCGGTCAACCGGATCGGCGAGCGGGTGCGCGCCGTCGGGGTCCGGCTGGGCGTGGTCGAACCGGGGCCGCAGGAGGCGGAAACCGGGGGGCGCACGCCGGAGCGCGAGCTCTCCAACGAGCCGCCCGAGGACGCCGACCCGTCGGCGCTGCCCTTCACGGTGGACACCGACGGTGACGGCCTCGACGAGGTGGCCGCCCGCCGGCGCCGCCGCAGGCGCAAGCCGACCGGGGAGCCGGCCGCCGAACCGGACCCCTTCGCCGAGGAGGCCGCCGACCCGTACGCCACCCGGGACCTCGCCGCCGGCGCCGCCGCCGACCTGGACGGCGCGCTGGTCTACGGCGTGCCCGCCTCCTCGGCGGTGGCGGACATGATGCACCAGGTGCAGGACCGCACCGCCCCGCCCGAGGAGGCGGCCGTCCCGGCCGCCCGCACCGGCGGCCACGCCGCCCCCGACGAGCACGGCCCGGCGCCCGTCCGGATGGAGCAGCTCCAGCTCTCGGCCGGCCTCACCTACGCGCTCCCCCCGCTCGACCTGCTGGACCGCGGCGGCCCGGCCAAGGCCCGCAGCGCCCTCAACGACGAGGTGGTCGCCCAGCTCACCGGCGTCTTCGCCGAGTTCAAGGTGGACGCCCGGGTGACCGGCTTCACCCGCGGCCCGACGGTCACCCGCTACGAGGTCGAGCTCGGCCCGGCCGTCAAGGTCGAGCGGATCACCGCCCTCGGCAAGAACATCGCGTACGCGGTGGCCAGCCCGGACGTGCGGATCATCAGCCCGATCCCGGGCAAGTCGGCGGTCGGCATCGAGATCCCGAACCGGGACCGCGAGATGGTCAACCTCGGCGACCTGCTGCGCTCGCGCACGGCCGCCGAGGACACCCACCCGATGGTCGTCGGCATGGGCAAGGACGTCGAGGGCCACACCGTGATGGCCAACCTCGCCAAGATGCCGCACATCCTGGTGGCCGGCGCGACCGGCGCGGGGAAGTCCTCCTGCATCAACTGCCTGATCA from Kitasatospora sp. NBC_00458 includes:
- a CDS encoding phosphatase PAP2 family protein, coding for MQNLTLTWQSAGGAAVALYGGSYAAARVRRGAVAAVLREAGTLLALFALWQLVGSLSLMSTEHALDRASWIHRTEVALGLPDEVAWQEAVTPYPVLVRLANYYYAAMHFTVMIALLVWVFLRHRRRYAWVRTTVVITTAVCLAVQFIPVAPPRMLPQEGFVDVAAEYGQSVYGGTVGGMVKAAQLSAMPSVHVAWCVLVAVAVIKVSTSSLRWLVVLHPVLTVTVVVVTANHFWADGLVAVAILLLAYAAQAYAARRRAGRAAEVRSADEPDRVATGG
- a CDS encoding acetate uptake transporter, which codes for MSNEATGALNARSTGADAGNLGYLALGLTLLAYGLLSTGIFSGTGVGDSARLAHVVGGLTLFIAGLWQLRGGEGFTGTAFTSLGAFWATWSTASGAHKNAAGLFLLLWALLALTLTAASWNAGLFNRVVYGLLTVSLLLSALATFNTSGGLAKAAGWVAAASGLAAWYWATASLTNSAWGRDALPVK
- a CDS encoding SpoIIE family protein phosphatase; its protein translation is MVTARAAATFEPVGRSASAARSFVRDALLGWGLPEVVDDAVVLVSELVTNAVVHAGTAAEVCCLREADTVRIEVTDHHPERGLPTFADVPATASDHYADPDGEGGRGLLMCAALAERWGVEYGAGRKTVWFRLALPAHVAGTRYAVPATPGSELPRSSGPVHVAVVQLDDDGRVLAWNPDAEALFQHPADSVLGHPWADLAVWPQTPGLGLAATLRLARWEGGYALRRADGSTVDVYGVQVRLRDTDGTPSTLCLLVLDDDRAVLRSPARALPGEKPEASARLDLLAGLGSGEDLDTLLQHTVERARDLLDADAAYLLLTTDDETEFEVRAATGLTSGHRRHTRFPVDTGNRYDSPRLPSVHEDLATRPTGLPVLGGSGMRSLLTVPLKVEGRLIGSLGIATAAPGRYDNEDALRLQFAADRLALAVESTRLTELERLRRGSLSFLVEASDLLAGTLEHEQTLALMAQMAVPTLASWCTVYTNGDHGAPASLAFVLHEDEDRIDPLRALLDKTPAPDAGPTHGARFWTAPADTARGSGLADSPDLSGLLGETVVLPLTARNRVIGLFVLGTSAGVRFRQEVLELAEDLSRRAALALDNSRLYSERTATSQALQRSLLPPDLPEIPGVEVDVYYQAAGEGNEVGGDFYDLFPIREGTYGFAIGDVCGTGPEAASVTGLARHSLRLLAREGLDAPQVLSRLNTAILEEGSRSRFLTLLYGELTPLPDGSTELSLVCAGHPLPLRLRTDGRVDRAATPQPLLGVMEDLDLTAERLVLSPGEVLLCVTDGVTERREGLRMLGDDGLAEVLTGCTGLTAGAVALRVQRAVERFAPEPPSDDMAILTLRVPTQRTA